The following coding sequences are from one Candidatus Nitrohelix vancouverensis window:
- a CDS encoding molybdenum cofactor carrier protein — MPEPERAPEKSIAVIGSGSEPHLALTIPLGKLIADSGFHLISGGGAGSMRAVSESFVSQAQRMGKCIGILPSSADCNTPEKRSLYCPPQNYPNDCIEICIRTHLPLSGAHGKETASRNHLVVLSADKIIALPGSEGTRCEIELALEYKKELLLLDPDGIWSDYYDLADHTSAMEQVAEWLGA; from the coding sequence ATGCCTGAACCCGAACGCGCTCCAGAAAAATCAATCGCCGTCATCGGCTCCGGTTCAGAACCTCACCTTGCCCTGACTATTCCTTTAGGGAAATTAATCGCAGACTCCGGTTTTCATCTCATCAGCGGTGGCGGAGCGGGAAGTATGCGCGCCGTGTCCGAGTCTTTTGTCAGCCAAGCTCAGCGGATGGGAAAATGCATCGGCATCCTTCCCTCCAGCGCCGATTGCAACACCCCGGAGAAACGCTCGCTATACTGCCCGCCTCAAAACTACCCCAACGACTGCATTGAAATTTGCATCCGCACGCATCTTCCATTGTCCGGCGCGCATGGTAAAGAAACCGCCAGCCGCAATCATCTGGTCGTTTTAAGCGCGGATAAAATCATCGCCCTGCCCGGCTCCGAAGGAACCCGTTGCGAGATTGAACTGGCGCTGGAATATAAGAAGGAATTGTTGTTGCTGGATCCGGATGGAATTTGGAGCGACTACTATGATCTTGCAGATCATACCAGCGCTATGGAGCAGGTCGCTGAATGGCTGGGCGCCTAA
- a CDS encoding response regulator transcription factor gives MKPSILIVDDDEELLSLLELKLQSEGFKVQVTNDSSNALENLKKKIPDLVILDVNMPDINGMEVCKTIRSNPKTLDLPVIMLTACNDEVDRVLGLEFGADDYVTKPFNSRELILRIKNVLKRTSASSFLDAEILEFGHLWIDQAKHEVKVKGETIQLTLTEFKLLSRLVETPGKVQSRSVLLDEIWEYGDDVLSRTIDTHVQRLRSKLNEAGQYIKTIRGIGYQFDHQKTG, from the coding sequence ATGAAGCCCAGTATTTTAATTGTTGATGATGATGAAGAGCTTTTGTCCCTGCTTGAACTGAAGTTGCAAAGCGAGGGCTTTAAGGTGCAGGTCACCAACGATAGTTCAAATGCTCTTGAAAATCTCAAGAAAAAAATTCCCGATCTTGTCATTCTAGACGTGAACATGCCTGATATTAACGGAATGGAAGTGTGCAAGACGATACGTTCCAATCCCAAAACGCTCGATCTGCCAGTAATCATGTTGACGGCTTGCAACGACGAGGTGGATCGCGTCCTCGGACTGGAATTTGGCGCCGATGATTATGTGACGAAGCCTTTCAACTCGCGCGAATTGATCCTGCGTATCAAGAATGTTTTGAAACGAACCAGCGCTTCGTCTTTTCTTGATGCAGAAATTCTTGAGTTCGGTCATTTGTGGATCGATCAGGCGAAGCATGAAGTCAAGGTCAAAGGCGAGACCATTCAGTTGACGCTCACGGAATTCAAGCTCCTGTCTCGCTTGGTCGAAACGCCGGGGAAAGTGCAGTCTCGTTCGGTTCTGCTGGACGAAATCTGGGAATATGGCGACGACGTTCTGTCCCGAACGATCGATACGCATGTTCAACGGCTCCGATCAAAATTGAACGAAGCCGGTCAGTACATCAAAACCATTCGCGGCATTGGTTATCAGTTCGATCACCAAAAAACAGGTTAG
- a CDS encoding alpha/beta fold hydrolase, whose product MHRFLYFHGFASGPGSQKAQVFKRRFEAKGIDLVIPDLEGGDFQTLTISRQMKVIKGLLADHPKDSFALIGSSMGGYLAALTAHTSKQVEGMYLMAPGFNFLKRWRSVWEKGDAVNAPRASVLKVFNYRHNKLMSLDSNIFSDAEVWDAMPLTQTIPTRIVHGIHDDTVPIEESRKFVKLAKDRECVELDDDHSLLKSVDWIVEDCLGFFGSRGFFTV is encoded by the coding sequence ATGCATCGTTTTTTATACTTTCATGGCTTCGCATCAGGGCCGGGTTCGCAAAAGGCGCAGGTTTTCAAGAGACGGTTTGAAGCCAAAGGAATTGATCTGGTCATTCCTGATCTTGAAGGAGGCGATTTCCAGACTTTGACAATTTCTCGTCAGATGAAGGTCATCAAGGGTTTGCTGGCAGATCATCCAAAGGATTCTTTTGCTTTGATAGGGAGTAGTATGGGGGGATACCTCGCCGCTTTAACGGCGCATACTTCCAAGCAGGTCGAGGGAATGTATCTGATGGCCCCAGGCTTTAATTTTCTGAAACGCTGGAGGTCTGTCTGGGAGAAAGGAGACGCCGTCAACGCGCCTCGGGCCAGCGTTCTCAAAGTATTCAATTATCGCCATAATAAATTGATGTCTTTGGACTCAAATATTTTTTCGGACGCGGAGGTCTGGGATGCGATGCCGTTGACGCAAACGATCCCAACGCGAATCGTTCACGGGATTCACGACGATACGGTGCCGATAGAAGAATCCCGAAAGTTTGTAAAATTAGCGAAGGATCGCGAATGCGTTGAGTTGGATGACGACCATTCTCTCCTCAAGTCCGTTGACTGGATTGTTGAAGATTGTTTGGGTTTTTTTGGTTCAAGGGGTTTTTTTACAGTATAA
- a CDS encoding MFS transporter — protein MLSQRFADIFRELANRRIGATLVLGFASGLPLALTGGTLQAWMTVEGVDLKTIGIFTLVGLPYTVKFLWAPFMDRFVPPLLGRRRGWMLMCQLALIVMILASSLGSPSETPWLMGGLALMIAFCSASHDIVADAYRTDVLLAPERGMGAAVFVSGYRLAMLVSGAGALVASEFVGWQAAYMGIAALMGLGVLASFLGPEPQDKVDPPESLQEAVIGPLKDFFSRNGAWLFLILIILYKLGDAFAGSLTTAFLIRGPGFSVGEVGAFNKGFGLAATLVGALFGGALMARLGLYGSLMLFGVLQAVSNLTFMALAEAGKNYYLLFFAVGFENIAGGMGTAAFVALLMALCHARYTAAQFALLSALAALGRVYVGPTSGFLAESYGWVWFFLFTFIIALPGLILLQRMKSKIIALDGVDAEAKAISD, from the coding sequence ATGCTGAGTCAACGCTTTGCTGATATTTTCAGAGAATTGGCCAATCGCCGCATTGGGGCGACGCTCGTTTTGGGTTTTGCCTCCGGCTTGCCGCTTGCCCTTACAGGAGGGACTTTGCAGGCCTGGATGACGGTCGAGGGGGTTGATTTAAAAACGATCGGAATATTTACCTTAGTGGGTTTGCCCTATACGGTCAAATTTCTTTGGGCGCCTTTCATGGATCGCTTCGTCCCTCCACTGCTGGGTCGCCGTCGGGGCTGGATGTTGATGTGCCAGTTGGCCCTCATTGTTATGATTCTGGCGTCCAGCCTGGGTTCTCCCAGCGAGACCCCGTGGTTGATGGGCGGTCTGGCTTTGATGATCGCTTTTTGCTCGGCCTCGCATGACATTGTCGCGGACGCTTACCGAACGGATGTTCTGCTGGCGCCTGAAAGGGGCATGGGCGCGGCGGTGTTTGTTTCGGGCTATCGTTTGGCGATGCTGGTTTCTGGCGCGGGAGCCTTGGTCGCTTCTGAATTTGTCGGTTGGCAGGCGGCGTACATGGGCATCGCGGCGCTGATGGGGCTGGGGGTTCTGGCGTCATTTTTGGGGCCGGAACCGCAGGATAAAGTCGATCCACCTGAATCCTTGCAAGAGGCGGTGATCGGTCCTCTCAAGGATTTCTTTTCGAGGAACGGCGCCTGGCTGTTTCTCATTCTGATCATTTTGTACAAACTCGGCGACGCCTTCGCGGGCAGTTTGACGACGGCTTTTCTGATTCGCGGTCCCGGTTTTTCAGTCGGCGAAGTGGGCGCTTTCAACAAGGGTTTTGGCCTGGCGGCGACTCTGGTGGGCGCCTTGTTTGGCGGCGCCTTGATGGCGCGCTTGGGGCTTTATGGCTCTTTGATGCTTTTCGGCGTCTTGCAGGCGGTGTCTAATTTAACCTTTATGGCGTTGGCGGAGGCGGGGAAAAATTATTACCTGCTGTTTTTTGCGGTTGGATTTGAAAACATCGCGGGAGGGATGGGAACGGCGGCTTTTGTGGCTTTATTGATGGCCTTGTGTCATGCGCGATACACGGCGGCCCAGTTCGCTCTCTTGTCGGCGCTGGCGGCTCTGGGAAGAGTGTATGTGGGGCCGACTTCCGGTTTTCTGGCGGAAAGTTACGGCTGGGTCTGGTTCTTCCTTTTTACTTTTATCATCGCCTTGCCGGGATTGATTCTCCTGCAACGCATGAAAAGTAAAATCATCGCTTTGGATGGTGTGGACGCTGAAGCAAAAGCTATTTCGGATTGA
- a CDS encoding OmpA family protein, producing MPKFESAQMFKEQLKMQAVELRKVKAEKDQFAQKFQDVISFNQGEVKKLKETLKQKDIEIKEQKDLASAARLAKHSGGGATPGVVADEPSGESNPALEKKIEDLQKRSERLKERIDEREKKIVKFQKEKDVLLKELKRLRQDTDTVDNLKDRVKQLKDDLIKAKKDKSGPGPSPELLKEKDELIDKYEKMLYGGLDADEEGMLPSEIIAELKDEVDELEKERRDMIVELEMLREDNAEIEMKLTLLEEKKDPSGGGEKGNYRDNSDSRGAASAEFSAGLENFLVTYSDMMTLLLVIFVLMFTVSKMDEEKFADALSAFQEQRMKIERVNVRLTQDEMRMLDRVRELVKDNVDPESLVRSDTRTVLKRLPTSDLFSPGSSNLLEGAKDLIKNAIVEDIKEGVKQILVDGHTDDIPTKSAQFPSNWELSAARASTVARYIIDEMRFPPDRMVVTGYGEYRPLKDNTNDEHRALNRRVEIKILKDIKVAEREAAEREAAGKGTSSGGASSGKSGSSVLGGKLIQ from the coding sequence ATGCCCAAATTTGAATCAGCGCAAATGTTCAAGGAGCAACTCAAGATGCAGGCCGTCGAGTTGCGCAAAGTCAAGGCCGAGAAGGATCAGTTTGCCCAAAAATTCCAGGATGTCATCTCATTCAACCAGGGCGAAGTCAAAAAACTCAAAGAAACGCTCAAGCAAAAAGACATAGAGATCAAGGAACAAAAAGACCTTGCCTCCGCCGCTCGCCTCGCCAAACATTCAGGCGGAGGGGCCACGCCAGGAGTCGTCGCCGACGAGCCATCGGGCGAAAGCAATCCCGCTCTGGAGAAAAAAATTGAAGATTTGCAAAAGAGAAGCGAGCGCCTGAAGGAACGGATTGACGAACGGGAAAAGAAAATCGTCAAATTTCAAAAAGAAAAAGACGTCCTCCTCAAAGAACTGAAACGACTGCGTCAAGACACGGACACCGTCGATAATTTAAAAGATCGCGTCAAGCAACTCAAGGACGATCTGATAAAAGCCAAGAAAGACAAATCCGGCCCCGGCCCCAGCCCCGAACTACTCAAGGAAAAGGACGAACTGATTGATAAGTACGAGAAAATGCTCTATGGCGGGCTGGACGCCGACGAAGAGGGAATGCTCCCCTCGGAGATCATCGCCGAGCTGAAAGATGAAGTGGACGAACTGGAAAAAGAACGCCGCGACATGATCGTCGAGCTGGAGATGCTCCGCGAGGACAACGCGGAAATCGAAATGAAGCTCACCCTGCTGGAAGAGAAAAAAGACCCCAGCGGCGGCGGCGAAAAAGGAAACTATCGCGACAATTCGGACAGCCGCGGCGCGGCGTCGGCCGAATTTTCCGCCGGTCTCGAAAACTTCCTCGTCACCTACTCCGATATGATGACCCTGCTTCTGGTTATCTTCGTTTTGATGTTCACCGTATCTAAAATGGATGAAGAAAAATTCGCCGACGCTCTCTCGGCCTTTCAGGAGCAACGCATGAAAATCGAGCGCGTCAACGTGCGCCTGACCCAGGATGAAATGCGAATGCTGGACCGGGTGCGCGAACTGGTTAAGGATAACGTCGATCCCGAGAGTCTGGTGCGAAGCGACACCCGAACTGTTCTGAAACGTCTGCCCACTTCTGATCTGTTCAGCCCCGGCAGCTCCAATCTGCTCGAAGGCGCGAAGGACCTCATTAAAAATGCGATCGTCGAAGATATCAAGGAAGGCGTCAAACAAATTCTGGTCGACGGTCATACGGATGATATCCCGACCAAATCGGCGCAATTCCCGTCCAACTGGGAACTCTCGGCCGCCCGCGCATCCACCGTTGCGCGCTATATCATCGACGAGATGCGTTTCCCGCCCGACCGTATGGTTGTGACCGGTTACGGCGAATACCGACCGCTCAAGGACAACACCAACGACGAGCATCGGGCATTGAACCGTCGCGTGGAAATCAAAATTCTCAAGGACATCAAAGTCGCCGAGAGAGAAGCCGCAGAACGAGAAGCCGCCGGCAAGGGAACCAGCTCAGGCGGCGCGTCTTCGGGCAAATCAGGAAGCTCTGTTCTGGGAGGAAAACTTATACAATGA
- a CDS encoding adenylate cyclase, with the protein MENGTHQDADALFKNRKEFLKYNRFKIDRTLKTLSDIDRLIFAAVPRLLHVHQEGLPGYFESEDPVPCGIHNFKVDKESQIATEKLFPDIVIRRNEDIQPVIHCVLLMGSVGSIAQTTKSDLDYTLLIDKSYFTPESRQLFQKKLNLIEQWTWDNFNLETHFFINDFNEVKNNNFGESDSESTGSALAILLKEEMFRTTIIVNGKIPFWWIVPLDTDDDKYEQLLALVMSNETLLKKEEFIDIGNVHDISQGEFFGGSIWALIKSFKSPFKTLMKMGLLEEYMFGDTASNLLCHEVKKRVFAGDTPYIDIDAYLILFDRVQKFFAKDKTDNEVDALRSAFYLKVGTKVSTEDFETPPKHWKKALLVKMMKEWGWTPLKVEQLNQYGDWQMMQKVALGNRVNKILMASYKNISEVNKNLDPSESLITEKDTHLLGRKLFSFFRKAPNKVENLTAMVDGKTFEKNLTILCEKSSAQERPQWYLIRGRTMAFIEHVPKDDVIKNFASYQAMIAFVAFNKLYVRGETELLLRAEGQTIKEDDIRHLMEKLSGAIDSINIAAISNEELMIDAKLKKLFIAIDFGSPLPREIETGNIKACTTNEELNQFIHKQLEHIRSLTATYMTSWGELFSKTYSGVNCMARMIGELSPQTLPESTDNPEFLKVFVHSGRRDEFTMPWIKNYVARAMKARSTAKLDKVAS; encoded by the coding sequence ATGGAAAACGGAACGCATCAAGACGCAGACGCTTTGTTTAAAAACCGAAAGGAATTTTTAAAATACAATCGATTCAAAATCGACCGCACTTTAAAAACCCTGTCGGATATAGACCGCCTCATCTTTGCCGCCGTTCCCCGGCTCCTCCATGTCCATCAGGAAGGTTTGCCCGGCTATTTTGAATCGGAAGATCCCGTCCCCTGCGGAATCCATAATTTCAAGGTCGATAAGGAATCTCAAATCGCGACTGAAAAATTATTCCCCGATATCGTGATACGCAGGAACGAAGACATTCAACCGGTCATCCATTGCGTTTTGCTCATGGGTAGCGTCGGTTCCATAGCACAGACGACTAAATCCGATCTCGACTACACCTTGCTGATCGATAAAAGTTATTTCACGCCCGAGTCGCGCCAGTTATTTCAAAAGAAATTAAACCTCATTGAACAATGGACCTGGGACAACTTCAATCTGGAGACCCATTTCTTCATCAACGACTTCAATGAAGTGAAGAACAATAACTTTGGCGAGAGCGACAGCGAAAGCACCGGTTCGGCTCTTGCTATTCTGCTCAAAGAAGAAATGTTTCGCACCACGATCATCGTCAACGGAAAAATCCCGTTCTGGTGGATCGTTCCCCTCGATACAGACGACGACAAATATGAGCAATTGCTTGCGCTCGTCATGTCCAACGAAACCCTGCTCAAAAAAGAAGAATTCATCGACATTGGAAACGTACACGATATCTCTCAAGGCGAATTTTTTGGCGGCTCCATCTGGGCCCTCATCAAATCATTCAAATCCCCCTTCAAAACCTTGATGAAGATGGGACTGCTTGAGGAATACATGTTTGGAGATACCGCATCCAACTTGCTTTGCCATGAAGTCAAGAAACGAGTGTTTGCGGGCGACACGCCCTACATAGATATCGACGCTTATTTGATTCTCTTTGATCGCGTTCAGAAATTTTTCGCGAAAGATAAAACCGATAATGAAGTCGACGCGCTCCGCTCCGCCTTCTATTTGAAGGTCGGCACCAAAGTGTCAACCGAAGATTTTGAAACACCGCCCAAACATTGGAAAAAAGCCCTGCTGGTGAAAATGATGAAGGAATGGGGCTGGACGCCTCTGAAGGTCGAACAATTGAATCAATACGGCGACTGGCAGATGATGCAGAAAGTGGCGCTGGGCAACCGCGTTAACAAAATCCTGATGGCCTCCTATAAAAATATTTCCGAAGTGAACAAGAATCTGGACCCCAGCGAAAGTTTGATCACCGAAAAAGACACCCATCTGTTAGGCCGCAAATTGTTCAGCTTTTTCCGAAAGGCTCCCAACAAGGTGGAAAACCTCACCGCAATGGTGGACGGCAAAACATTCGAAAAAAACCTGACAATTTTGTGCGAGAAGTCCAGCGCGCAGGAACGTCCCCAGTGGTATTTGATCCGCGGACGCACCATGGCCTTCATCGAGCACGTTCCCAAAGACGACGTCATCAAAAATTTCGCATCCTATCAAGCCATGATCGCATTTGTCGCCTTCAACAAACTTTATGTCAGAGGCGAAACCGAACTCCTTCTGCGCGCGGAAGGACAAACCATCAAAGAAGATGACATAAGGCATTTGATGGAAAAATTGTCCGGCGCCATCGACTCCATCAATATCGCCGCCATATCCAACGAAGAATTGATGATCGACGCCAAATTGAAAAAACTGTTCATTGCGATTGATTTTGGATCGCCTCTGCCGCGCGAAATCGAAACGGGAAACATCAAAGCATGCACGACCAACGAAGAGTTGAATCAATTCATCCACAAACAGTTGGAACATATTCGTAGCTTGACCGCGACCTACATGACGTCCTGGGGGGAACTGTTCAGCAAAACCTATTCCGGCGTTAATTGTATGGCGCGTATGATCGGCGAACTCAGCCCGCAGACCTTGCCCGAATCGACGGACAACCCAGAATTCCTTAAGGTTTTCGTCCATTCAGGCCGAAGAGATGAATTTACAATGCCATGGATCAAGAACTATGTAGCGCGGGCAATGAAAGCCCGGTCCACGGCTAAATTAGATAAAGTCGCTAGCTAG
- a CDS encoding biopolymer transporter ExbB, which yields MATATKEAEGVADVRQRGDAQAAQPETGIDTGTLLGTLGGTFLIITAIIRGGDPEVFVNINGMLIVIGGTLATSFIAFPSKKILVMFPVIYNAYRPDNQTPADHVDSIMKLATKYRSGGMKQLENEEGKIDNPYLKNGIAMIVDGYNGREIHEILDRELTSLVERHNSGQKILRFMAVQAPVFGMAGTLIGLIQMLMHIDDPSTIGPALATALITTFYGIIVANLIITPIVAKLASKTDAESLTYKIIRVGVLGIHDRNNPQKIQRNMNTMLPPAIRK from the coding sequence ATGGCAACAGCAACCAAGGAAGCAGAAGGCGTCGCCGATGTAAGACAACGCGGCGATGCACAGGCGGCCCAGCCCGAAACGGGAATAGATACCGGAACCCTGTTGGGAACCCTGGGCGGAACTTTTTTGATCATCACCGCGATCATTCGTGGCGGCGACCCCGAAGTCTTCGTCAACATCAACGGAATGTTGATCGTTATTGGCGGCACCCTTGCCACTTCGTTCATCGCCTTTCCCTCGAAAAAGATATTGGTCATGTTCCCGGTGATCTATAACGCCTATCGCCCCGACAACCAAACGCCCGCCGACCATGTGGACTCGATCATGAAGCTGGCGACCAAATACCGTTCCGGCGGAATGAAGCAACTGGAAAATGAAGAGGGTAAAATCGATAATCCCTACCTCAAGAACGGGATCGCGATGATTGTCGACGGTTACAACGGGAGAGAAATTCATGAAATCCTGGACCGCGAACTGACATCGCTGGTAGAGCGACACAACTCAGGCCAGAAAATTTTGCGCTTCATGGCGGTGCAAGCTCCGGTTTTTGGAATGGCGGGAACCCTCATCGGTCTCATTCAGATGCTCATGCATATCGACGATCCGTCGACGATCGGCCCGGCCCTGGCCACTGCATTGATCACAACCTTTTACGGCATCATCGTCGCCAATCTGATCATCACGCCCATCGTCGCCAAGCTCGCGTCAAAAACAGATGCGGAAAGCCTGACCTATAAAATCATTCGCGTCGGCGTGCTCGGCATTCATGATCGAAACAATCCACAAAAAATCCAGAGAAACATGAACACCATGTTGCCTCCGGCAATCAGGAAGTAA
- a CDS encoding pentapeptide repeat-containing protein: MSDVDDLLTTLAKDSKQDGADFSGNNLKGISMSSASFIYATFMEANLSESELRGINFTNASMQQVSFKKARLKNVIFSNANLSEANFEEATLIDCTFTNCSMENSEFMSATFKNCDLRGANCNYSNMYSAIMEKSNLSFSRLMYAYLKQLELSECNMKGVNARGSDLSYSKLTNVELSGAILKYADLNTCTFKDVKLNNANLTGAELKDAHCSGIEGTETNFEGTDMTYANFENSNLQNAFLLEANLHGANFTNADLTDAYLVDANIAKAVTKGAKLDNTVLQ; the protein is encoded by the coding sequence ATGTCCGACGTTGACGATCTTCTAACCACGCTGGCAAAAGATTCCAAGCAAGACGGCGCCGACTTCAGCGGCAACAACCTGAAAGGCATCAGCATGAGTAGCGCGAGTTTTATCTACGCGACTTTCATGGAAGCCAATTTGTCGGAATCCGAACTCAGAGGCATCAATTTCACCAACGCCTCCATGCAACAGGTTTCGTTCAAAAAGGCGCGTTTGAAAAACGTGATTTTTTCAAATGCAAATCTCAGCGAAGCAAATTTTGAAGAAGCGACTCTGATCGACTGCACATTCACCAACTGCAGTATGGAAAACTCCGAATTCATGTCGGCGACTTTCAAAAACTGCGACCTGCGCGGGGCCAATTGCAATTACTCCAATATGTATTCCGCCATCATGGAGAAATCCAATTTATCCTTTTCGCGCCTGATGTACGCCTATTTGAAACAATTGGAACTGAGCGAATGCAACATGAAAGGGGTCAACGCCAGAGGATCGGACCTCAGCTATTCCAAGCTGACCAATGTCGAACTGTCCGGTGCGATTTTGAAATACGCCGATCTGAACACCTGCACCTTCAAGGACGTCAAGCTCAATAACGCCAATCTGACCGGCGCTGAATTGAAAGACGCCCATTGTTCAGGAATTGAAGGGACTGAAACCAATTTTGAAGGCACGGACATGACCTATGCCAATTTTGAAAACTCCAACCTTCAGAATGCATTTCTACTCGAAGCCAATTTACACGGCGCCAATTTCACCAACGCCGATCTCACCGACGCCTATCTGGTCGACGCGAACATAGCTAAAGCCGTCACCAAGGGCGCGAAACTGGACAACACCGTTCTCCAGTAA
- a CDS encoding formylglycine-generating enzyme family protein, translating into MINARIGLFVLIAFIGACGNGEATKKSLAPLWVSPVDNKEMVLVPAGEFIMGTDKVDTENQHQKIGAVKELYVDQHPERKLTLDAYYIDKHEVTIGEYKRFIEDTGYDEYPANWVEGNPPEGMDDFPVTHITWAEALTYALWAGKRLPTEAQWEKAARGPNGSLYPWGNEYEKGQANIDIEATRDVAAVGSFPKDVSPYGALDMAGNVMEWTSDWYQAYPGNDYKDPRFGMNFRVLRGSSFQKAGHYFLDAYHYAFSRTEVDPDGYYENVGFRCVKAIETKSASEKK; encoded by the coding sequence ATGATTAACGCTCGTATTGGATTATTTGTTCTTATCGCTTTTATCGGCGCTTGTGGAAATGGCGAGGCTACAAAAAAATCTCTGGCTCCGCTTTGGGTTTCGCCGGTTGATAATAAAGAAATGGTGCTTGTTCCCGCCGGTGAATTCATCATGGGCACGGACAAAGTCGACACGGAGAATCAACACCAGAAAATTGGAGCTGTGAAGGAGTTGTATGTCGATCAGCATCCTGAACGCAAGCTGACGCTCGACGCTTATTATATTGACAAGCACGAGGTCACGATTGGCGAGTACAAACGTTTCATTGAAGACACGGGGTATGATGAATACCCGGCGAACTGGGTCGAGGGGAATCCGCCTGAAGGTATGGATGATTTTCCGGTGACGCATATCACCTGGGCCGAGGCGCTCACCTACGCCTTGTGGGCGGGCAAGCGTTTGCCGACGGAAGCGCAATGGGAAAAAGCCGCGCGCGGCCCGAATGGTTCCTTATATCCCTGGGGCAACGAATACGAGAAGGGTCAGGCGAATATTGATATTGAAGCGACGCGCGACGTCGCCGCGGTGGGTTCCTTTCCCAAAGATGTCAGTCCTTACGGGGCCTTGGATATGGCGGGAAATGTGATGGAGTGGACCTCGGACTGGTATCAGGCTTACCCGGGAAACGACTACAAGGATCCCCGCTTTGGAATGAATTTTAGAGTTTTACGCGGAAGCAGTTTCCAAAAAGCCGGACATTACTTTCTCGATGCCTACCATTACGCCTTCTCCCGAACCGAAGTGGACCCGGACGGTTATTATGAAAACGTCGGCTTCCGTTGCGTGAAGGCGATTGAAACGAAGTCGGCGTCAGAAAAGAAATAG
- a CDS encoding SH3 domain-containing protein produces the protein MRIHSKSKFRHALRKAVLILAIALLSSISNTAFAETMYSKKADVVLKESASGSAKDIGTLSKGESVEILKKDGKYYQAKTESGKTGWIFKFHLSDSAPEQSDGGGGLLAALGGRSDVSASESASSSSIRGLSPVSEKHAKDKGISDADIQAVKDMENLKITSTELKQFLAQRKLGPFSK, from the coding sequence ATGCGAATTCATTCCAAATCAAAATTTCGACACGCACTACGCAAGGCGGTTTTGATCCTCGCCATCGCTCTTCTCAGTTCCATATCCAACACGGCGTTTGCAGAAACCATGTACAGCAAAAAAGCCGACGTTGTATTGAAAGAGAGCGCCTCCGGCTCCGCGAAAGATATAGGAACTCTGAGCAAGGGCGAATCCGTCGAAATCCTTAAAAAAGACGGCAAGTACTATCAGGCCAAGACGGAATCTGGCAAGACAGGCTGGATCTTCAAATTCCATCTATCCGATTCGGCCCCCGAGCAAAGCGACGGAGGAGGCGGATTGCTGGCGGCTCTGGGCGGTCGAAGCGATGTTTCAGCGAGCGAATCGGCCTCCAGCTCCAGCATTCGCGGACTCAGTCCCGTTTCAGAAAAACATGCAAAGGACAAAGGCATCTCTGATGCAGACATTCAGGCAGTCAAGGATATGGAAAATTTAAAGATCACAAGCACAGAACTGAAGCAGTTTTTAGCGCAGAGAAAACTAGGTCCCTTTTCCAAATAA